TTTGATAGCATCTTATTTGAAATTGCAAATACGACGAAAAATCATGAGCGAAATAATCTTGTATATTGCCGTTCATGGCAACTGCTTGCGATGGCAACCGAGGGCGTAAAACTGCCAATATCGTCATCTTGGATTTGATTGGCCCGCTCGATCGCTTGCGGCAACCAATTGGCTAACTCAATCAAAGATTTTTGCCCTGCGGTTTGACCCAGTGGCACCAGTTTTACTCCTGCCATGACCATGTTTTCCGCCCAACTCCATAAATAACCTTGTTGCAAGTTATGTAATGAAATACCCCATTGTTTGGCGGCAACACAAAAACCTAACAATTGATTTTGGGTCGCAGCATTGGGGTTATCTTGTGGCTGCCAACGGGATTTGATCGGAATATCCAATTGCTTTAGTAGCGTGAATAACGCCTTGCCTCGTTGCAATTCTTCTGCCCGTAA
This portion of the Vibrio algicola genome encodes:
- a CDS encoding urease accessory protein UreF → MESVNHGAMNDVACFRLFQLISPSLPIGGFTYSQGLEWAVEKGWVSNQPQMMQWLEMMLNNSLTTLELPIVAKFYQALEQDDEASIQYWSDYLYSCRETRELRAEELQRGKALFTLLKQLDIPIKSRWQPQDNPNAATQNQLLGFCVAAKQWGISLHNLQQGYLWSWAENMVMAGVKLVPLGQTAGQKSLIELANWLPQAIERANQIQDDDIGSFTPSVAIASSCHERQYTRLFRS